The sequence CGATTTTCCAGCCCAGAAGCTTCGCCGCGAGACGCACGTTCTGACCGCCTTTTCCGATGGCAAGCGAGAGCTGATCGTCCGGGACGAGAACCTCCATCCGGCCCTCGTTCTCGTGGAGAATGATGTGCTGAATCTTTGCCGGACTCAGCGCGTTTGCCGCGTATGTGCGGATGTCGTCGTTCCAAGCGATAATGTCTATCTTCTCTCCGCGCAACTCCTGCACGATGGCCTGCACCCGGCTGCCGCGCGTGCCGACACAGGCGCCGACCGGGTCAACGTCCCGATCGTGGCTTACCACCGCCAGCTTCGAGCGCCCGCTCGGCTCGCGGACGCAGCCCTTGATCTCGACGACGCCGTCGTAGACCTCGGGGACCTCCATTTCAAAGAGACGGATCAGCAGGCCGGGGCTGGTGCGGCTCAGGATGACCTGCGGCCCCTTGGTCACCTCGCGCACCTCGAGAATATAGGCGCGAATCCGGTCGCCGCGCTTATATATCTCGCGAAAAATCTGCTCCCGCCGCGGGAGCATCGCCTCCGCGCGGCCGATGTCGACATAGATGTTTCCGCGCTCCACCTGGGACACGGCCCCGGTGATGAGCTCGCCCTCTCTGTCCTTGAATTCCTCGTAGAGTTTTGCCCGCTCGGCCTCGCGCACCCGCTGGATGATGACCTGCTTGGCCATCTGGGCGGCGATTCTCCCCAAGCCCTCCGTTGCGAGGGAATAGCTGTAAGTGTCCCCTACCTGCAGATTGGGGTCTGCCTTTTTGGCTTCATCGAGCGCGACTTCAATGGTTTCGTCCTCGACGACGCGGACCACTTCCTTGCTCGCCGTCACGCAAAGCTCGCCCGAAGTGTTGTCGAACTCAACCGCGACGTTCTCCCCGAGGTTGTACTGCTTGCGCGCCGCCGAGGCGATGGCCTCCTTCAGCGTATCCTGGAGAATCTCCTTGGACACGCCCCGCTCCCTTTCCAGCTGGGAAAGGACTGCCAGCAGTTCCTGGCTCAT comes from bacterium and encodes:
- the nusA gene encoding transcription termination factor NusA; the protein is MSQELLAVLSQLERERGVSKEILQDTLKEAIASAARKQYNLGENVAVEFDNTSGELCVTASKEVVRVVEDETIEVALDEAKKADPNLQVGDTYSYSLATEGLGRIAAQMAKQVIIQRVREAERAKLYEEFKDREGELITGAVSQVERGNIYVDIGRAEAMLPRREQIFREIYKRGDRIRAYILEVREVTKGPQVILSRTSPGLLIRLFEMEVPEVYDGVVEIKGCVREPSGRSKLAVVSHDRDVDPVGACVGTRGSRVQAIVQELRGEKIDIIAWNDDIRTYAANALSPAKIQHIILHENEGRMEVLVPDDQLSLAIGKGGQNVRLAAKLLGWKIDLKGESEYRRMIAEQAFSEVLSDGKKTKEEDEGPSLESLDVVGEKMSLLLTENGFGTIASVAVASVEQLCEVPGIGPKRAQILIDAAVAHQAGGNATAADSDAPAENEALAEKSSEEPAG